The proteins below come from a single Stutzerimonas stutzeri RCH2 genomic window:
- a CDS encoding PilZ domain-containing protein, whose translation MRNQRQHPRTNMKCRIRIAHPAFGEVFAHTRDLSDGGVYVRHPELVVLQPGAMVTGQVQDLPIPAPELRMVVMRVDAEGVGLQFVRED comes from the coding sequence ATGCGCAATCAGCGACAGCATCCGCGTACCAACATGAAGTGCCGCATCCGCATTGCGCATCCGGCGTTCGGCGAGGTTTTCGCCCATACCCGTGATCTGTCGGACGGCGGTGTCTACGTGCGACATCCCGAACTGGTGGTACTGCAGCCGGGTGCGATGGTTACGGGGCAGGTGCAGGACCTGCCGATCCCGGCGCCGGAACTGCGGATGGTGGTGATGCGGGTCGATGCCGAAGGGGTCGGCCTGCAGTTCGTGCGCGAGGACTGA